From the Aquarana catesbeiana isolate 2022-GZ linkage group LG10, ASM4218655v1, whole genome shotgun sequence genome, the window ttccccccagaAGAACATACTGACCTTTCTTTCACTCCCTCTTCATATCAAACAGCTGCTGGAAACAAGGGGAGCTGCCCTGTCAATGCTCTCAGTCATTTAATTTGTAAGTGACCCAAGTTTATGGACAAGATGAGGCAAGTCTAGTGCTTGGTGATTTTCCCAGCACTGGCACATAAAGTCAGTATGCATGAGCATCCATACCCCAAGTACCTGGAAGTATTTTGTTTGCCCTTGCTTGCTGCGTGAAGTGGGGGAGTAAAGGGAAGGTGAATATATACTCTTGGCAAGTGGGAATAAAGTTTTAACTTTCCCAAAGGTTGGCAGCAAATTTTAGGTCTCTGTTCCACCAAGTATTTGTGAATAAACTCTTTTTGATTCCTTTTGCAGCTGCTACTCCTCAGTTTGATGACGATAAGATTATTAATGGCTACGAATGTGCCCGCCATTCCCAACCTTGGCAAGTTTACATCAGCTACAATGGAGGGCAATGGTGTGGTGGATCCCTGATTTCATCACGGTGGATCATATCTGCAGCTCATTGCTATCAGCCGTAAGTTCCAAGATTCTTCTTTGTAGATTGGTAAtacttggcaatacagataaagcCAATGCCCTAGGTCTAAAATGGTTTAGGCCCCTGAATAGGATCAGAGAATCTTATGTCAGCCATAAAAAGGGGATCTGTAATTGTCTGAATAATGAGACCAATCGGAAATCCACTGTTCACTTCATGCTTTACCTAAAAGCGTAGCTATgggaagaaaattaaaaaatatatatatttgatgcaGTCTATTATTAACATTAACACCGCAGTAACACAGTTTTAATACCTGTTGGTCCTGCACGAAATTCCATTATTTTTAGTGAGCTAGCAAAAATGGAAGCTAGAGAGGTTTGGATAATCCATTTAGGACTGACAGGGTTGTTTTTTATGGCCGGCTTTTATTCATATAGTTTACATTttcaaatcattaaaaaataacgAATCCATTCACATGTAGCGCTATGCCCACAAACCCAGCTGCCATTTTATCTCTATGGTTTATTTATTATATTGCCTGTATATTATATTTATGATGCTTGTCAATAGTGGCAGTGCCACAAAGTCACCCAATACTGAAAACAGGATAGAGTATAATGATAGGAAACAAGTTATTAATTTAGCTGATAGAACAAGATTAGCGGTGCCATCAAGTTTTTCTTTACCATCAAAAGAGGAATATTTAGTGGGTGGCGTTCAAAGGGGCGTTTTTATAGCTAACGCACAGTGGCCTAGTATACTATGTTTTTTGTGctaccagaaaaaaaaatgtggtagCAAAAAACACGGTCACACACCCTTCACCTTCTTATTTAGTATCCAAAGTCCCACAATGTTAATGTTTTGCCATGAATTTAATTTAAAGAAATCCTCTACATTTTGCACATTACCTGTAATCACCTTTAATTAATAAATTTTGATATCTACAGCTCCTCTTTGTTCTTATATCCATCCTTTACAGGCCCAATACCTTCATTGCTCACCTTGGGGAACACGATGTTACTAAACAAGAAGGAACAGAACAGCGTATCCAGGTGGAAAAGGCTATAATGCACCCCCTCTATGATGATAAATCCTTCGATCACGATTTCATGCTGGTCAAACTAGCTAAGCCGGCCCAGTTCAATCAGTACGTCCAACCCATCCCAGTAGCCTCTTCCTGCCCAACGGCAGGAAGTCAGTGTCTGGTGTCAGGCTGGGGAAACATGAAAATCTCTGGAGGTAAGTTCATTTACTGGGctttaaaaattattgttttaaggCTGAacttcataaaaaaaacaaaacatcaactGCAGTTAATGCAAGGACCGATTTTATTATCAGACTTGTATAACCTGCATGGTAGCAGATTGAAAGAGGAACAGTAAGACccaatacacactattagattttctgcagatttttgtcttcagatttaccaaaaccatgtagtgcaagggcctgcctgattgcatacaaattgaaactcttaaggtttgatctcTTATTATatgttttgttaaatctgaaaacaaaaatctgcagaaaatctaatagtgtgtatggggcctaatgccccatacacacgatcagaaattctgccagcaaaagtcggatgtgagcttttggtcagaaattccgaccgtgtttatgctccatcgaacttttgctggcagaattccagccagcaaaagattgagagcaggtcctctatttttcagtcagaaaaagttcctatccggaaatgcgttcgtctgtatgcaattcggacgcacaaaaaatcacgcatgctcggaaacaattcgacgtatgctcggaagcattgaacttaattttcttggctcatcgtagtgttgtacgtcaccgggttcttgatggtcgaaagttcagagagtgtgtatgcaaggcaagcttgagcggaattgtgtcggaaaatccatccaagttttttctgacggaatttctgttcgtgtgtacgcggcataagactatgtTTCATTGCACATGTATTGACTACAAACATACTAAAAGGAGGAAACAGCAGAATGCTGACTCATCAGTGGGCTGCTTCTTCTTTACTATCTAGTCAGCAGGTCTGGGttattttaaagtatatctaaacccaaaaacagagTAATATACAGTTTTGCAGCTTACAATCCTCAGATGTGTTTTGCCTGCAATAATTTCCTTATTTAagtttttatttcctttattttcacctggcaattTTTTCATTAACACACAACTTGTCCTAAGGTGACATCATTCACATACTATACTACACCTagagaggagcagcattgtcaccctaggctgcactTCTAATTTGGACTATAAAGACCTGTTTGGGAGTACAAAGAAAACTGAAAAATCACCAAATTTCTGACAAAATCTACAGGTATTGTTCTGCGTTTTCAAAAATTGTCATTACCCTGAAAAAATGAAGcatctaaggacttgtaagctggtatttattacatttttgtgctTGGATTTAGATAAACATTAGCAAGGAAAATGATGATATGGCGATAGGTAAATTCAATCAGCACACACAAAAATGCCTAAAGTTCCCAAACAATCCCAAAAGCATTAAGTATAAATCTGTTCCTTTTGTAATAATGCATGAACATGTGCACCGATTTAATTTACTTATTGAGTTAATTCTGAATTTGTAGAGGATTTGTTTAAACTAGAGCAGCTTCAGCTACTTTGCTTCCAGAGATCTGCCCCTCTTTCTTGCACTGTAGGAATATCCTTTTTAAAATAACTAAGTGTAAAATAAGATCTTATAGGCATTATGTTACAATACTAGTCGCAGAGCTTGCACTTTACTTGGAGGGAGGACAAGTATATATAATTTACTGATTTGGAACTGGTATGTTTCCAAAAGTCTAACTATTACTTAACCTGTAATGTTCTGCAATGCCAGGCTTCGTAAGACGGGGGAATCACCAACGGCACACCACAACAGAAAACTAAATATTGCTCCAAAGCTAACCAACAAAACCATCTCAATCTATAATTAAATAGTCTTACCTTTAATATcgaggcaatttaaaaaaatatattatacaatAGTCCTCCTCCCTTACCAATAACatcacttaggctgctttcacactggggtggtagggggcgtcggcggtaaaacagcgctatttttagcgctgttttacagcggtattcggccgctagcggtgcgattttaaccccccgctggcggccgaaaaagggttaaaaccactcgtatagcgtggctatagccgcggtattgccgcgctgtcccattgatttcaatgggcaggagcggtttaggagcggtaaatacaccgctccttcaccgctccaaagatgcggcttgcaggagattttttttctcctgccagcgcaccgcttcagtgtgaaagacctcgggctttcacactgaacaaacagcggaggctgttttggggtggtttgcaggcactatttttagcgcaataacgcctgcaaaccgccccagtgtgaaaggggtctaaaggcaaaCTCATGAACCTCAGTCCCTGCAAGAATTACAATAATGCACAACATTCATAATGCCCCTCAAGACAACTACCAGTAAAACTAATACCTCAACCATTCCCCATCATTGCATATGAATATATTTCTAACAACAAATATAGCCTCATGAAATTATAAGATTATTTAACATAAATCAGCCCAAATTGGAAACCCACATCAACATAAGAACTGGAAGGACTGTTGGCCGTCGAAGTAAAGTTTGAGCTCCTCTGTCTCTGGTTTATTGTTCTGGTCCTTTGAAGTATTTTTGCCACACTttgtggctgatttactaaaactgaggagtacaaaatctgatgcagatgtgcatggtagccaattagcttctagctgcagcttgttcaattgagctttaacaaaaaacctggaagctgattggtttctttgcaaagctgcaccaaagtttgcactctctagttttagtaaatcaacccctttctcTGCCGTTTTTGCTATGATTTTAGTAAAGGGGGAAGGGTTATATATTCTGTCTTGTCTTTACTACTGTCCATTTTCCATTGGCAATATTTCATTTTCATCACCAGGacaataagtgtgtgtgtgtgtgtgtgtgtgtgtgtgtgtgtgtgtgtgggggggggggggaatctggggaCACAAACCTAAATACAAGTTTTCCCAAGGTTCTAAACCTCCCTCCCACTATGTAAAACTGAACAAAACTGTTTTAGCTGGAACTCCAGTTTAATTTAAATACTTACTTATAAGAAAAGAGGCTCTCGTCCTATAATAAATAATGTAAATGATTTTGTAAAAATGTTGTGTATAACATCACtcataccttaaagtggttgtaaagctttaaggtttttcaccttaatgcattctatgcgcctttccatgggggcacccgatgaagaggaggagcttggAGCACcgacggggcaccccagaagaagaggatcctggctgctctgtgcaaaaccattacacagagcaggtaagtataggcatgtttgttattcttattttaaaaaaagggaGTGTTTAACATCACTTTAAATTACACGACATTATGCAATAGTTGATAATATATTatactttaatttcttttttagtgcaatatgctacaaaattacagtgtCTTGATCTCCCTGTTTTGTCGGACTCCAGCTGTAAATCTTCTTATTCAAACATGATCACTACAAATATGTTTTGTGCTGGTTTCCTAGAAGGTGGCAAAGACGCATGTGCAGTAAGTATTGAAGATATATAGAATTATGAATATTCATAAATATCTTTATATTGTATGTTTAGGATAGTAAGAATATCCACAGCAAAGCATATGACTGCTATAGGACCAATGGCAGAACTACTGCCTGGTCTATGGGGCCCAGGGCAGAGAGGGGCCTGGTCGGGACCAGAAGGGGTAGGTTGTgtcatttaaagcagaactgaacccATTAATTTACCTGTTTGGCAAAACAAATATATTCAAGatatgctgtgaatgataactgtcacagttgcttatgctctcaactaaactgtaaagccatggcaactgcagatcaaacagaagctaacaTGGCAGTTTCCTAGGAGGAGGGTTTAGTCCAGCTTTACTGTCTGTCTGGTGCTCACCGTTTTGTTATTTGAGCAGCTGTTAGTGTTGTGCTTTTACTCCCCTCATTCTTCTCTGTTAATATGAGTCAAGTGCGGGACTTGGAAATGCAGAGTATTCTCCTCCTAAGAGGTGTATATTCACGAAAAAACAGCCAAAAATGAAAAGGGTGAGGGGTTAGTAAGGATATTTGCCTTAGCACTGCATTGTTAAGTGAGGTTGGGAGGGTCGCATGCCTCCTGGCCCTTTCCAGAAACTCCATCAGTACAGTACCACACAGGATTTGTtagctcacctgtttgctgatgtCATGTGTAAACATAGAACCTGGCATAGGAAGTCTTAGACCACTCACTTCCTCTGTAGCTCAGACTGATGACATCTTTTGCAGAGAAAGGTAGAGGAAGTGAGTAGTGGAAGACTTCCTCTGCCAGTTtgtgtttacaaatgacagctATGCTGTGGTGAGATGTCAGGTCGCATGTAGGATCCATGCTGATAGAGGTCTGGAAGGAGTCAGGCAGCCCAGTGTACCTGGCAGAACAGATCTTCCTGGGGTTCTGACTGTGCCCCACATGTGCTAATAGAGATCAGAATGGGGACAGCTGAGCAATAGTACAGTAAGTCATTTTTAGTAAACCATGTTTAGGGTGCTTTGTAAATACTCATTGTATTATGCATTTCATTTGCCATAATTCCTTACTTCATATATCACAATGTACATTCCCCATTCAATACCTCCTCGTTCCATATGCGTTGCTGTGCATTCTCTATTCTGCAACCCCTCATTCCTCAGCGCCTCATTCCCTACACCATACTGTACATTTCGTAGTTCCTAGTCCGCACCCCCGGTTCTGAATGACATTCTGTTTACTCCTTGTGCTACTGAGCCTTACTCATATGCAatgctgtacattctctattcTGTACCCCTTCATTCTGTATACaatactgtacattccctattccacactccTTGTTCTGTATGCCATGCCATTTATTCCCTGTTTCTACTCGCATTTGCCATGCTGTGCATTTCCTATGCCACAATCCTCATTCCATCTGCAAATCTGTACTCTCCTTATTCCACAAAGCCTCATAACAGTTGCCCTGCTATATATTCCCTATTTCacaatatattgttttatattatacaCTATATCATCCTGTATGTCTTATTGTATGTTCCCTATTCTCAATGTCTCATTCTGTATACCATGTTGTACGTTCCTTTTCCCACTGCTTATTCCGTATACTATGCAGTACAATCCCTTTTGCCACTGACTGAAATAAAAAAGGGAGGAAGCTATAACAGGATGGGGGCATATAGATAGGGAGATAGAGGGAGCACTGTGCAGGGAATATCCACCATCTCTTAAGCATAAAATGGAGGTAACTAGTTAAATCCTCCATGAGCCTGATATCCTCAACACAGCAAAGCGGAGGCGAAGGGGATTTCCACAGAGCAAGGATGTAGGAACCGGTCATGTTAACCAAGTATTCCTTTAATGATTTCTTGTAGGTCTTTAGAGAGAATGTATTATGGTACAGTAGGAAGAATAGCAGAGTTTTTGGGGAGGTACAGTTGGTAAATATCTGAACAATGGTGTGAATTTTCCAAAAATGCTGAAAGATTGGGCATGACTCTCTGGGAAGAGTGTAACGTAAAGGTCTTTCTCCCATAAGTCAAAGAAATGCAGCAAAGTCTGAGAAGATCTTGTAAGAAATAATTTATAGTTGTAAGAGACAGAATGTCTCACTGGTCTGAGAGATTGGCATTCCTGATCAAACTGATTCTGTAGGTATGCAAAAAAGGTGGCCACAGGCAAGTATTAGAGCTATATGAACGGAACTGCAGGGGATCTAAAGAAGAAATATCAGGTTCATGCAACAGGCAATAGAGGGGATGGGAGTGTTAAATTCCaatttaaataaaagaaaggtCAGAGTGAAGGTCAGTTGTTAACGCAAGGCTGGAATTGGTAGGACCAGGCTCCATGGGAGCATATTCTGTGGAATGCAGACCTCTTCCTATTCAATTGATACCCACTATGTTTTATGTTACAATGGCAGCACCAATCATACCAATAAACATTGTACAAAAAGCCACTATACCTCTGGAAACTTATATGTGGTATAAATGATTGTACACTAACTGATACTGAGGAATAATGTCCTGCTATCTAACCATCTTCTTTACTTCCTCTGGGTTTGGCAGGTTTGCCTACTTGCCATGTGTGTTAGAGGTCTTTTGGACCCAAGAGAAAAGTCATGACCCCTGTTGATGCACCAGCTCTATCCCTGCCATGACTATATCTTGTTAAGctaaaataaaactacaagttTTAGTACCCAAGTGTAGCGCTTACCTCTGAGGGGGCCACTGGATGCAGACAAGTTCTCTGTAGATAGCACAGAAGCCACCAGTCACCCAAGCGCAGTCCAGGGGGTCTCTTTTTAGGAATTATTGCTGAAAACcttaacaggagaggggtttagggcACGGGATACGTCAAAAGAATCAGCAACAGCAGCAAAAGAATAGGATTCTCTTTAGGCTCCCAATAGTAGCTTTCCAGAAGGTAGCTTGGGATGTCGGTATGtctgtacaccagtggttctcaacctttcgaatgccgtgaccccttgataaaatttcccaagttgtgggaacccctaacagtaaaattatttttgtagcatgggttgtcagcacccaaggcaagacaagtaatttgcgcccctaacccatggacatttagcgctccctgagtcccttccactcgtacagtattaaaacttttctctttgttctcctttctttcccttttatccctctctatcctaatttcttgttttttttcccccatccctctctctagccgtctttcttgttctttctcttattctttctctccctttttcttggttcttccccctcttttcttctcccttccatgtattctctatttttattccttggtgggggggtggaggaatGAGAtgcgtggcagtgctggggagagttCTGATCAGACAACTtaagtgctcttgatcaaggtcatctgctgatctgagaactgtagtggggacttttaatggcaactataatcatagGTCGTGTTACTCACTTtatctccggcttcactgtgtctccagctctgtggtgtctcgcagccgtgacacctatgccaaaatcaggagatagggtctcctccagccccttccacttcacattcctcaccagtcagctgacctttagtctctgccccccacccatgccgtgaactgaatgggtggctgcgaagaggctgagtgggtggccgtgggctccaggaacagcccagctgggcagccacaggctccagagatagccctgctgggtggccgcaaaaaggctgggagagtggcacgggcttcaggaacagccaaggattcagtgacccctggcaaattgtcatttgacccccgagggggtcccgacccccaggttgagaaccactgctgtacaccATAATGGCAGTTGTTAGCAACTGGTTCCCCTTCGCATCTATGCAACTCTCAGTCCCCAAGAAGATCCTTGCTCACAGTGTCCTTGGAGCTATCTGCCACTCAATCTCCACAGGTAGATCCTTAAAGAGGGAGACAAAAATCAAATTTTCCTAGCAGCCCAGCTAGTAGGAGCTCTATACCAGCATGATATTTAAAATATGGAATTTTACAGCTAAAATAAAGTTGTTCAATAATTTAAATGTATCACATCTATATCTTTTTTAGTCAGGTTTTGAGGTACTCTGGTGAATATTTATTATGGAAGCTGGAGGGTGGTTTGATCCACACAAGTGAACACAAAATTCAATTATtagtggacttatcctttaagtacTTTCCTGCACTTATGTACCTCCTTGTTTTCACAGGCTGATTCTGGTGGACCACTGGTCTGCAATGGAAAACTGTATGGAGTGGTCTCCTGGGGTCGAATGTGTGCACTCCGTAACTATCCTGGTGTCTACACCAAAGTCTGCAGCTATTTTGACTGGATTAAGAAAATGATAGAGCAAAACTGAAGCCAATTTTACACCAAAACAAACGTACAATAAAGCATAGTGCAAGTTCCCAGCATCTCAGTGTCTGCGTCACTTTATACTGCCTGTGGTTTTTAGAACTCTTGTGCGCATAACTAAACACAATAACTAAACACAATAAGTCTTTAAGCCACCAAGGTTTTTTACACAAGGAGATTGCTATATTTTTACTAAGCCATGCGGTTGTTTTACCAACCAAGCTATTGTGGTGATACAACTAAAGAATATGAACCTGTACATACACCTGTTTTTCAGAAAGATCTAAATACAACATAAAGGTAACCACCTAATGCCCAGATATATGTGTGCTTCTACTTATGTTATATTGAGAATTTGTTGGTTATTAGCTGGCCTTAGGTGATATTTCATAGGCTTCACAGTGTATAAATAGTCTTAAAAACATACAACACTTGCGCTACCTTGCAATTTTATACCCAGCTGTTAGCACATGGTGTCCGTCACACCTTAAAAACTGAATAAACAAAAACTGCCCATGGGTTGTAGCACTATTTTCCAATAGTAAATATACAACATGTACCACTTATGCCCAATTAATTAAATCAAATTAATATACAAGTAAATAAAGTGAAGTTCGTATAACaaaatccaaaaaactcaaaaaggtgctaaaaaaaaacatttagctcATGACATCCCATACAAAGTGAATGCCTCTTTGGTGCACCCCAAGTACAGTCCAGGTGATCCCCACTTGCTCTGCCACTCACCGGAAGAAATTGACTCCTTGTATTAACAAGTGAGTGAAATCACACTCTATATCACCCTCCAGGCACCAACTCCAATATTCTTCCTTAAGTGTGAAGGGCTCATCTCCCTTACAACAGGTATTAGCCATGATAAAGGATAGAAACTAGAAGCTTTCTCTGGTAAAGTACCATgtcttattaaaggagaagtccagcctgagataATTTGGCTGTGCTTCtcttaagggtcacaggagtgcaattcattttgcactcctgtgacccgttttcagcggagagcggtctgatgTCCGCTTTCCGCtgacgtcaccaggatcagtcGAGGCAGTGCGTCATCCCTACTTAGGaaatctggatccgccagctgtTTGGACAGAtagcagtctcagcgagccgctgagacagatgctccccgcccctccacagctcagcactccaatgagcatggaggagcagagcaggagagatgctgactgacaggcagcagctctcggggaggtgagagaaccgatcggcggtgttcggtggctcggttttCAGCgaagaggcggtgggggacagatgcatcatcagtctgatgctgcatccacctaggtaagtatgattatgcaaaaagaaaaccaaaaacatacatctcttttaaaagAGAGCATGGTACATAGATATCAGCAAGAATCACTTATACCAGTTAGCACTGTTGTTCCAAAACCAGTGTGCGCTCCAATGAGAGGATATGATGTTACCGGAAATTCTTTCCCAATGCGTTTTGTCATGAACAAGGAATGTCTTCAGGAGCCTATCATCTTGTGCCAAGCTATTCTTTGCTATCTTTGTATCAAGCCATTTGCTTCTTTTGCCAAGCTAGGGGTAAATATCGTGCCTTTCTGATTGTTAATTTTTGTGCCATACCAAGTGTTAATTGTAGTACTGTGCCGGGTGTTCATTATTGTGTTGGGGTTTTTTGCTGGTCCTGACATATGCAGAGGGTCATCATTGCTGGTAGTTATCAATAATGGTACTTACACTTTCTGGGGGTTATTGCTGTCCCTGGCTGTTGCTGGCGGGGTCATCACTGCTAGTCCCAATTGGGCTTATTTTACTTCTCCCGTGTACCCCAAGGCCCTATTTTGTCTATACAAAGAAAGAAAAGTGGCACGCTACAAGCATAGACCATAAAGAAACACTCATGTTTTGGTCATGCCTTGCCTACAAGTGTGGGGCAGGGGGCGCGCTACGCTTGCAGCATACTCCCAGCACCATCACAGGACCCCCCCAAAAATTGTCTTGAGTCACCCCTGGACTTGCCTCTAATAACAAATAGGACTTAATATTCCTATGCTTAGAGTGGGATCCTTTATCCAGTTGCTGTCCGCCCTATAAccgctttactgctacagggtgacagctgtgggccacatcacttatatgtatatataaatgtgatCCGTGCTTCCTCCATATTCCCAAGCCAGGGGCAAATGTGCACTCCCCCACCCAGCTGGTGGTGCTTTTATTCAATCCAGCATCGATCAGTTACCAGGTACAAGCCATTGATTTTTGGCCTGGAcatgctgatcggttctgacaaatCAGGGAACAGCATGTGCCTGTATTTACAAGcacaggcacaggaaattatgtcatctcctcTTGTGGAGCTTTTTTGGTTCCAGCATGAGAAGAGTGTCCCCAAAAATgaagcgttagcaggatcagctccGACACCTGCCAACAAGTGTAGTGTCAGCAGATCACTGTCCCTCCTGATACATACAAAACTGCAGCGCTAACAAGATCAGACTAGTGCTAATCTAGTGCTAAACTAGTGCtaatctctgctagcactagcaggtacattttttttgtAGCAGTCCAAGCAGTTTATGACAGGCAGGTGCTCTTTTTCCCGTGAGTCGCACTAGGTACCTGCAAATTTAGTGGCCAAAACAGCCAACGAAAGATACGCTAGTGAAGGGGCCTACAGGATTTTGAGTATGTCAGGTGAGAGGGAAGGGGAAGCCTCACTGACAaaatcaggctcagaatacgaacctgtagagagcagtggcaccctgacagatagctcagacgatggagtagaggtccctgctaaggtgaGGCGTACCCAACCGCATGCCAAGATTGCTGAGGTGCTACAATCGCATGAGGATTCTCATATGCAGCATAGTATCAGTACTAGTGACACGCTACCTTTtagtgaactgccaagcaccagcagcc encodes:
- the LOC141110661 gene encoding trypsin-like, which codes for MLYIWICMFLGLAAATPQFDDDKIINGYECARHSQPWQVYISYNGGQWCGGSLISSRWIISAAHCYQPPNTFIAHLGEHDVTKQEGTEQRIQVEKAIMHPLYDDKSFDHDFMLVKLAKPAQFNQYVQPIPVASSCPTAGSQCLVSGWGNMKISGVQYATKLQCLDLPVLSDSSCKSSYSNMITTNMFCAGFLEGGKDACAADSGGPLVCNGKLYGVVSWGRMCALRNYPGVYTKVCSYFDWIKKMIEQN